A portion of the Carya illinoinensis cultivar Pawnee chromosome 11, C.illinoinensisPawnee_v1, whole genome shotgun sequence genome contains these proteins:
- the LOC122282353 gene encoding putative invertase inhibitor: MTEFGKQSLQAILQDLKPRSHFSYRQQKISNKERNSGIFLYGFPGNSPHPLLIIPHQKGSNIAATSVDIINQTCKTCADESYTVDYIFCLTSLQVIPVSHVTNLHGLALIAMELALRNATNTVSGIKKSLNGTAFDPFALACLENCLELYSGSVRTIVDSIGAFVSEHYVIAKVWLSTVMEAVATCEEGFAEKKGEVPPLTKENYDLFQLCNIALCIIHLLTPPLPP, encoded by the exons ATGACAGAATTTGG AAAGCAGTCTCTTCAAGCCAT ACTGCAGGATTTGAAACCAAGATCCCATTTTTCCTATCGACAACAAAAGATAtccaacaaagaaagaaatagtggcATTTTCCTTTATGGCTTTCCAGGCAATTCTCCTCATCCTTTGT TAATCATACCTCACCAAAAAGGCTCCAACATTGCTGCAACATCAGTTGATATAATCAACCAAACCTGCAAAACATGCGCCGATGAGTCTTACACTGTCGACTACATCTTCTGTTTAACCTCACTTCAAGTAATCCCGGTCAGCCATGTTACAAATCTTCACGGGCTAGCATTGATTGCAATGGAGTTAGCTCTGAGAAATGCTACCAACACAGTTTCAGGCATAAAGAAGTCGTTGAATGGCACAGCTTTTGATCCTTTTGCGTTGGCTTGCTTAGAGAATTGCTTGGAACTGTACTCGGGCAGTGTCAGGACAATTGTGGACTCCATTGGAGCGTTTGTGTCTGAGCATTATGTGATTGCTAAGGTGTGGTTGAGCACGGTTATGGAGGCAGTGGCAACGTGTGAGGAAGGGTTTGCAGAGAAGAAAGGTGAAGTGCCACCATTGACAAAGGAGAATTATGATCTCTTTCAATTATGTAACATTGCATTATGCATCATCCACTTGCTTAcccctcctcttcctccttaa